A portion of the Syntrophales bacterium genome contains these proteins:
- a CDS encoding Fur family transcriptional regulator: MDKYEKILKDHGIKVTPQRLDILKFLDTHHTHPSADEIYLELKKNSPALSKTTVYNTIQSLREHGMLHAINISGNEARFDSVIDPHHHLLCSECGKVMDINIDLNSEDVYTTVSI, translated from the coding sequence TTGGATAAATACGAAAAAATACTGAAGGACCACGGCATCAAGGTCACGCCCCAGCGCCTAGATATTCTGAAATTTCTGGATACGCATCATACCCATCCTTCTGCTGATGAAATTTACCTGGAATTGAAAAAGAATAGTCCAGCTCTCTCGAAAACGACAGTTTACAACACCATCCAATCTCTGAGGGAGCATGGCATGCTTCATGCAATAAATATCTCAGGAAATGAAGCAAGGTTCGACAGTGTTATTGATCCCCATCACCATTTACTGTGTAGCGAGTGCGGGAAGGTAATGGATATTAATATCGACCTGAATAGCGAGGACGTATACACTACGGTTTCAATCTGA